In Marispirochaeta aestuarii, the following proteins share a genomic window:
- a CDS encoding molybdopterin-dependent oxidoreductase produces MKRFISSLFILISMIFMLFSGGQTESLPSDAESSASVWVEEEVLNPEDLEFGDLFMGLHYTAKPIDLDEETYRLTVTGKVDKPLSLSLAEVKALATVDIRVRLVCPGYFTDEGVWSGVLVRTLLKEAGIRDDAKTVIFAVPDESYRTRFPVERATADDFLVAWAFEGETLHRVHGFPLRLVAGDTEGSNWVKWLQIIRVE; encoded by the coding sequence ATGAAAAGATTTATCTCTTCACTATTTATTCTCATCAGTATGATATTCATGCTCTTCTCCGGCGGACAGACCGAGTCTCTGCCTTCGGATGCTGAATCATCCGCCTCCGTCTGGGTAGAAGAGGAGGTTCTCAATCCCGAGGATCTCGAGTTTGGTGATCTCTTTATGGGGCTGCACTATACCGCGAAACCCATCGATCTGGATGAAGAGACCTACCGGCTGACAGTCACCGGCAAGGTGGACAAACCGCTCTCCCTCTCCCTGGCTGAGGTAAAGGCCCTGGCCACTGTCGATATACGGGTACGGCTGGTCTGTCCAGGCTATTTTACCGATGAAGGGGTCTGGAGCGGCGTTCTTGTAAGGACACTTCTTAAGGAGGCCGGGATCAGGGATGATGCCAAAACGGTAATATTCGCCGTACCCGATGAGAGCTACCGTACCCGGTTTCCTGTTGAACGCGCCACTGCGGACGACTTCCTGGTCGCCTGGGCTTTCGAAGGAGAGACCCTGCATCGGGTTCACGGTTTTCCCCTCAGACTGGTGGCCGGCGATACCGAGGGCAGCAACTGGGTCAAGTGGCTGCAGATAATACGGGTCGAGTAG